The proteins below come from a single Miscanthus floridulus cultivar M001 chromosome 1, ASM1932011v1, whole genome shotgun sequence genomic window:
- the LOC136505736 gene encoding 2-carboxy-1,4-naphthoquinone phytyltransferase, chloroplastic-like, translating into MPLAGIALAPLLVSPLAPSPRRSSVATAAARRPRVVQRARCSATAASGESGELSRATLLWRAAKLPIYSVALVPLTVGSASAYHHAGLFFTKRYFVLLTAAILVITWLNLSNDVYDSDTGADKNKKESVVSITGSRAMTQNAANISLFLGFAGLFWAFAEAKDIRFILLVMCAIFCGYVYQCPPFRLSYQGLGEPLCFAAFGPLATTAFYFSNSSINISSGTALLPLTKTAIASSILVGLTTTMILFCSHFHQIDGDLAVGKMSPLVRIGTKAGSRIVSIGILTLYVLLAAFGICRSLPPACIVLCALTLPMGKLVVDYVLKNHEDNTKIFMVKYYCVRLHALFGMALASGLVLARNGILA; encoded by the exons ATGCCGCTCGCTGGCATTGCCCTCGCGCCTCTCCTCGTCTCACCTCTCGCGCCTTCCCCTCGCCGTAGCAGCGTTGCCACTGCCGCCGCGAGAAGGCCAAGAGTTGTCCAGAGAGCTCGGTGCTCGGCTACAGCCGCTTCTGGTGAATCCGGTGAGCTGTCGCGCGCGACGCTACTATGGAGGGCGGCGAAGCTACCCATCTACTCCGTGGCGCTAGTGCCACTCACC GTCGGGAGCGCTTCTGCTTATCATCATGCGGGCTTATTCTTTACCAAGCGCTATTTTGTTCTCCTGACAGCAGCAATCCTCGTGATCACTTGGCTCAATCTCAG CAATGATGTTTATGACTCGGATACTGGGGCTgataagaacaagaaagaatctGTTGTCAGCATTACTGGCAG TCGAGCAATGACACAAAATGCTGCGAACATTTCCCTTTTCCTCGGCTTTGCAGGGCTATTTTGGGCCTTTGCAGAAGCCAAGGATATCAGATTTATTTTATTGGTGATGTGTGCAATCTTCTGTGGTTATGTTTACCAG TGTCCTCCATTCCGATTAAGTTATCAAGGACTAGGTGAGCCGTTGTGTTTTGCTGCATTTGGTCCATTGGCAACAACAGCTTTTTACTTCTCAAACAGCAGCATAAATATTTCGAG CGGAACGGCACTTCTCCCTCTCACCAAAACAGCTATAGCTTCATCTATTCTTGTTGGGCTGACAACTACTATGATACTCTTCTGCAGCCATTTCCATCAG ATTGATGGAGACCTTGCCGTTGGAAAGATGTCTCCACTG GTAAGAATTGGCACTAAAGCAGGATCGCGGATAGTGTCAATTGGGATTCTCACGCTTTACGTTCTCTTGGCTGCATTTGGCATATGCAGATCTCTCCCACCAGCTTGCATT GTCCTCTGTGCCCTTACTCTGCCCATGGGCAAGTTGGTTGTGGACTATGTGCTGAAAAATCACGAG GACAACACAAAGATATTCATGGTGAAGTACTACTGCGTGCGCTTGCACGCGCTGTTTGGGATGGCACTAGCTTCTGGTTTGGTCTTGGCCCGTAATGGTATATTAGCCTGA
- the LOC136505724 gene encoding uncharacterized protein isoform X1, with protein sequence MSKRTLHTYFSGSSSTSTPGTNDSTNQQIRRRVEFSQSDVVADPGNRIPIESYPHEIRDQVRRAYALRGPTQPRNLTFAKKWQSGQWRSFQQSWFDEFDWLEYSVTKDAAYCLYCYLFFDPGKPEKFGSSVFAKDGYNNWKKAKDNLNQHSTCKTHTNAMLKCDDFMNQRTNVARRIDVISKEEEKRYGIRLNSSLDVARFLIMQGEAFRGHDESSTSYNKGFYREMVDWYKDKVEIVKDAYDKGAKNCTMISHHIQKDLTKACAQEVMSVIMDEIGDKKFSVLIDESRDVSIKEQMAVILRFVNDEGKVMERLLGLQHIGSCTAAALKEALVKILNSHKLPISRLRGQGYDGASNMRGEFNGVQKLIRDENPYAFYVHCFAHQLQLVVVTVATCTPAIADFFNYVPLIVNTVGASCMRKDALLAKHHDVLLEKLESGEIITGKGLNQECSLARPGDTRWGSHLKTLLRILVMWEAVIDILEIVKKDSVKPTSNGGAFGLIGKMESFDFVFIMHLMIELLSITESLSRALQRKDQDIVEAIHLIMDVKEQLQDMRDNGWDPLFNRVKTFCVNYEIEVPDMDKETNARGTSTRRKQKATNKHFYHVEVFLAAIDAILSEMNHRFGEVSSELLVCMACLNPRNSFSNFDVDKLVRLAQIYAADFDLGDLARLPAQLRGFVNRARRTPDFLGCTELGKVAEIMVKTNMKTSYGLVYRLIELTLILPVATASVERIFSAMSIIKTDLRNKMGDEWLNDLMICYTEKEIFRNIKNDKIIKRFEDMKIRRMLVPRNNLVIASNDS encoded by the exons ATGTCCAAAAGAACACTACACACGTATTTTTCTGGTTCAAGTAGTACATCAACTCCAGGCACTAATGACAGCACAAATCAACAAATTCGGCGTAGAGTGGAGTTTAGTCAGTCTGATGTAGTTGCTGATCCAGGAAATCGCATACCAATTGAAAGCTATCCACATGAAATTAGAGACCAAGTTAGAAGGGCATATGCTTTGAGAGGTCCGACCCAACCTCGTAATCTTACTTTTGCAAAAAAATGGCAAAGTGGTCAATGGAGATCATTTCAGCAATCTTGGTTTGACGAGTTTGATTGGCTAGAGTATAGTGTGACCAAGGATGCAGCTTATTGCTTATATTGTTATCTGTTCTTTGATCCCGGGAAGCCTGAAAAATTTGGTAGTTCTGTCTTTGCAAAGGATGGTTATAATAACTGGAAAAAAGCTAAGGACAATCTTAATCAGCACAGCACTTGCAAGACTCACACTAATGCTATGCTAAAGTGTGATGACTTTATGAACCAAAGAACAAATGTGGCTAGAAGAATTGATGTAATTAGCAAGGAGGAAGAGAAAAGATATGGGATTCGCTTGAACTCTTCTTTAGATGTAGCAAGATTTCTCATAATGCAAGGTGAAGCTTTTCGTGGACATGATGAGTCCTCTACTTCGTACAACAAGGGTTTCTATAGAGAGATGGTTGATTGGTACAAAGATAAAGTTGAGATTGTTAAGGATGCATATGATAAAGGCGCAAAAAATTGCACAATGATTTCACATCATATACAAAAGGACCTTACAAAAGCTTGTGCACAGGAAGTCATGTCAGTGATTATGGATGAGATTGGAGATAAAAAATTCTCTGTATTGATTGATGAGTCCCGAGATGTATCAATAAAAGAACAGATGGCTGTAATTTTGAG GTTTGTGAATGATGAAGGGAAGGTGATGGAGAGGCTCCTTGGACTTCAACATATTGGTAGTTGTACAGCTGCTGCATTGAAAGAAGCTCTAGTGAAAATTCTTAACAGTCATAAGCTACCAATCTCTAGGCTTCGTGGGCAAGGTTATGATGGAGCTTCCAATATGAGAGGTGAATTTAATGGTGTGCAAAAATTGATTCGAGATGAAAATCCGTATGCATTCTATGTGCATTGTTTTGCTCATCAATTGCAATTAGTGGTTGTTACTGTTGCTACTTGTACTCCAGCCATTGCAGATTTCTTTAACTATGTTCCTCTAATAGTCAACACTGTCGGTGCATCATGTATGAGAAAGGATGCGTTGCTTGCAAAGCATCATGATGTGTTGTTAGAAAAGTTAGAGAGTGGGGAGATTATCACTGGAAAAGGTTTAAACCAGGAATGTAGCCTAGCAAGGCCTGGAGATACTAGATGGGGTTCACATCTTAAAACTTTACTTCGTATTTTGGTGATGTGGGAAGCTGTCATAGACATTCTTGAGATAGTCAAGAAAGACTCTGTTAAACCAACAAGTAATGGTGGAGCATTTGGTTTAATTGGTAAAATGGAGAGCTTTGATTTTGTGTTCATAATGCATTTAATGATAGAATTGTTGAGCATCACAGAGAGTCTGTCACGTGCTTTGCAAAGGAAGGATCAAGACATTGTTGAGGCAATACATTTGATCATGGATGTGAAAGAGCAGTTGCAGGATATGAGGGACAATGGATGGGATCCCTTATTCAATAGAGTGAAAACATTCTGTGTTAACTATGAGATTGAAGTGCCAGATATGGACAAGGAAACAAATGCTAGAGGGACATCTACacgaagaaagcaaaaggcaacAAACAAGCACTTCTATcatgttgaagttttccttgctgCCATAGATGCCATTTTGTCTGAGATGAATCATCGATTTGGTGAAGTTAGTTCAGAATTATTAGTCTGCATGGCTTGTCTTAACCCAAGGAACTCCTTCTCAAATTTTGATGTGGATAAGCTTGTGAGACTTGCTCAAATTTATGCTGCGGATTTTGATCTTGGTGACCTTGCTCGTTTGCCTGCTCAACTTAGAGGATTTGTCAATCGTGCTAGAAGAACTCCAGACTTTCTTGGATGTACAGAGCTTGGAAAGGTTGCTGAAATTATGGTGAAGACTAATATGAAAACATCTTATGGATTAGTTTATCGGCTCATTGAATTAACATTAATTCTTCCGGTGGCAACAGCATCAGTTGAAAGGATATTTTCTGCTATGTCTATTATAAAGACAGATTTGCGTAACAAAATGGGTGATGAATGGCTCAATGACTTGATGATATGCTACACTGAGAAGGAGATATTTAGAAACATCAAGAATGACAAAATCATAAAAAGATTTGAAGACATGAAAATACGGCGTATGTTAGTGCCTCGGAACAATTTAGTG ATTGCTTCTAATGATTCATGA
- the LOC136505714 gene encoding vegetative cell wall protein gp1-like: MLRRNICSAVEGRRAVRAAEAPSTQRQAHHQSASPDTATTALPPTAPVSGRFAPEEESLSPAYPKLSILPYSPSLTPQIPISHHFPQHSPPSSAMVMDKSNLPQPPPPPSSASSSLKSLNKASYKISKQSTSASPAPAPAPVSTMRAPSPPPPAPRPPPPLPPQQAPSVPADHPPPQPPVYNIDKSNFRDVVQKLTGSPSHLLPPQPAAAPAPARAPLMAPPPPPPPPHIMAPPPPTAIPSRLHRIRPPPLAPPPILPPAPPALSPLPPLPAVCMTAESPISAYMRRLRGMPSPIHVPTSPLGFGCLPSPRTPPSPGVPMPATSPRVRDP, translated from the coding sequence ATGCTCCGCCGAAATATATGCAGTGCAGTGGAAGGAAGGAGAGCTGTGCGAGCGGCTGAAGCGCCGAGCACGCAGAGGCAGGCACACCACCAGTCGGCTAGCCCGGACACTGCTACCACCGCACTGCCGCCCACTGCGCCTGTTTCGGGTCGGTTTGCCCCAGAAGAGGAGAGCCTGTCGCCCGCCTATCCAAAGCTCAGCATCCTTCCCTACTCCCCCTCCCTCACTCCCCAAATCCCAATCTCCCACCATTTCCCGCAACACTCGCCCCCCTCTTCCGCCATGGTCATGGACAAGTCCAACCTCCCAcaaccgccgccgcctccctcctccgcctcctcctcgctCAAGTCCCTCAACAAGGCCTCCTACAAGATCTCCAAGCAGTCGACCTCCGCCTCTCCCGCTCCTGCTCCCGCTCCCGTTTCCACCATGAGAGCgccttccccgccgccgccggctccccGCCCACCCCCACCGCTCCCGCCGCAGCAGGCCCCCTCCGTCCCTGCCGACCACCCGCCTCCCCAGCCCCCGGTGTACAACATCGACAAGTCCAACTTCCGCGACGTCGTGCAGAAGCTCACAGGCTCGCCGTCCCACCTCCTGCCGCCGCAGCCCGCGGCCGCCCCGGCCCCCGCCCGTGCCCCCCTCATGGCGCCGCCACCCCCGCCTCCTCCGCCTCACATCATGGCGCCTCCGCCGCCGACGGCGATACCCTCCCGCCTCCACCGCATCCGCCCGCCGCCGCTGGCCCCGCCGCCCATCCTTCCCCCGGCACCGCCGGCGCTCTCCCCGCTCCCGCCGCTCCCGGCGGTCTGCATGACCGCGGAGTCGCCCATCTCCGCATACATGCGCCGCCTCCGTGGGATGCCCTCGCCGATCCACGTGCCCACGTCGCCGCTCGGCTTCGGCTGCCTGCCCTCGCCGCGGACGCCGCCGTCGCCCGGCGTGCCCATGCCGGCCACCAGTCCCCGCGTCCGCGACCCGTGA
- the LOC136505724 gene encoding uncharacterized protein isoform X2, which translates to MSVIMDEIGDKKFSVLIDESRDVSIKEQMAVILRFVNDEGKVMERLLGLQHIGSCTAAALKEALVKILNSHKLPISRLRGQGYDGASNMRGEFNGVQKLIRDENPYAFYVHCFAHQLQLVVVTVATCTPAIADFFNYVPLIVNTVGASCMRKDALLAKHHDVLLEKLESGEIITGKGLNQECSLARPGDTRWGSHLKTLLRILVMWEAVIDILEIVKKDSVKPTSNGGAFGLIGKMESFDFVFIMHLMIELLSITESLSRALQRKDQDIVEAIHLIMDVKEQLQDMRDNGWDPLFNRVKTFCVNYEIEVPDMDKETNARGTSTRRKQKATNKHFYHVEVFLAAIDAILSEMNHRFGEVSSELLVCMACLNPRNSFSNFDVDKLVRLAQIYAADFDLGDLARLPAQLRGFVNRARRTPDFLGCTELGKVAEIMVKTNMKTSYGLVYRLIELTLILPVATASVERIFSAMSIIKTDLRNKMGDEWLNDLMICYTEKEIFRNIKNDKIIKRFEDMKIRRMLVPRNNLVIASNDS; encoded by the exons ATGTCAGTGATTATGGATGAGATTGGAGATAAAAAATTCTCTGTATTGATTGATGAGTCCCGAGATGTATCAATAAAAGAACAGATGGCTGTAATTTTGAG GTTTGTGAATGATGAAGGGAAGGTGATGGAGAGGCTCCTTGGACTTCAACATATTGGTAGTTGTACAGCTGCTGCATTGAAAGAAGCTCTAGTGAAAATTCTTAACAGTCATAAGCTACCAATCTCTAGGCTTCGTGGGCAAGGTTATGATGGAGCTTCCAATATGAGAGGTGAATTTAATGGTGTGCAAAAATTGATTCGAGATGAAAATCCGTATGCATTCTATGTGCATTGTTTTGCTCATCAATTGCAATTAGTGGTTGTTACTGTTGCTACTTGTACTCCAGCCATTGCAGATTTCTTTAACTATGTTCCTCTAATAGTCAACACTGTCGGTGCATCATGTATGAGAAAGGATGCGTTGCTTGCAAAGCATCATGATGTGTTGTTAGAAAAGTTAGAGAGTGGGGAGATTATCACTGGAAAAGGTTTAAACCAGGAATGTAGCCTAGCAAGGCCTGGAGATACTAGATGGGGTTCACATCTTAAAACTTTACTTCGTATTTTGGTGATGTGGGAAGCTGTCATAGACATTCTTGAGATAGTCAAGAAAGACTCTGTTAAACCAACAAGTAATGGTGGAGCATTTGGTTTAATTGGTAAAATGGAGAGCTTTGATTTTGTGTTCATAATGCATTTAATGATAGAATTGTTGAGCATCACAGAGAGTCTGTCACGTGCTTTGCAAAGGAAGGATCAAGACATTGTTGAGGCAATACATTTGATCATGGATGTGAAAGAGCAGTTGCAGGATATGAGGGACAATGGATGGGATCCCTTATTCAATAGAGTGAAAACATTCTGTGTTAACTATGAGATTGAAGTGCCAGATATGGACAAGGAAACAAATGCTAGAGGGACATCTACacgaagaaagcaaaaggcaacAAACAAGCACTTCTATcatgttgaagttttccttgctgCCATAGATGCCATTTTGTCTGAGATGAATCATCGATTTGGTGAAGTTAGTTCAGAATTATTAGTCTGCATGGCTTGTCTTAACCCAAGGAACTCCTTCTCAAATTTTGATGTGGATAAGCTTGTGAGACTTGCTCAAATTTATGCTGCGGATTTTGATCTTGGTGACCTTGCTCGTTTGCCTGCTCAACTTAGAGGATTTGTCAATCGTGCTAGAAGAACTCCAGACTTTCTTGGATGTACAGAGCTTGGAAAGGTTGCTGAAATTATGGTGAAGACTAATATGAAAACATCTTATGGATTAGTTTATCGGCTCATTGAATTAACATTAATTCTTCCGGTGGCAACAGCATCAGTTGAAAGGATATTTTCTGCTATGTCTATTATAAAGACAGATTTGCGTAACAAAATGGGTGATGAATGGCTCAATGACTTGATGATATGCTACACTGAGAAGGAGATATTTAGAAACATCAAGAATGACAAAATCATAAAAAGATTTGAAGACATGAAAATACGGCGTATGTTAGTGCCTCGGAACAATTTAGTG ATTGCTTCTAATGATTCATGA
- the LOC136551430 gene encoding ras-related protein Rab11D-like — translation MAGAGDKVDYVFKVVLIGDSAVGKSQILARFARNEFSLDSKATIGVEFQTRTLVIDHRSVKAQIWDTAGQERYRAVTSAYYRGALGALLVYDITRRQSFDHIPRWLDELRAHADKNIVIMLVGNKSDLEEQRAVSTEDAKEFAEKENLFFVETSALQATNVESAFQTVLTEIFKIHSKKSMVSEPKSNGAAPAMPGTKVLVPGPAQEIPKSKCCSSM, via the exons ATGGCGGGGGCCGGAGACAAGGTGGACTACGTCTTCAAGGTGGTGCTGATCGGCGACTCGGCGGTGGGCAAGTCGCAGATCCTCGCCCGCTTCGCCCGCAACGAGTTCAGCCTCGACTCCAAGGCCACCATCGGCGTCGAGTTCCAGACCCGCACCCTCGTCATCGACCACAGGAGCGTCAAGGCCCAGATCTGGGACACCGCCGGCCAGGAGAG GTACAGAGCTGTGACAAGCGCTTATTACAGAGGTGCACTGGGAGCTTTGCTGGTCTATGACATCACTAGACGCCAGAGCTTCGATCATATACCCCGCTGGCTAGATGAACTCCGAGCCCATGCTGACAAGAACATTGTGATAATGCTGGTTGGCAACAAGAGTGATCTCGAGGAGCAGCGAGCCGTGAGCACTGAAGATGCCAAGGAGTTTGCCGAGAAGGAGAATCTCTTCTTCGTGGAGACCTCTGCGCTCCAGGCAACAAACGTAGAGAGTGCTTTTCAAACTGTCTTGACAGAGATCTTCAAAATTCACAGCAAGAAGAGCATGGTGTCGGAGCCAAAGAGCAATGGAGCTGCCCCAGCAATGCCAGGGACGAAGGTCCTTGTCCCAGGTCCGGCACAGGAAATCCCAAAGAGCAAGTGCTGCAGTTCCATGTGA
- the LOC136505743 gene encoding uncharacterized protein, whose amino-acid sequence MGKMNCFSGLGLLGGKRKASKGKTKGAYAKKASGNDCPKVKPVESMDMADTVVDDDVSRRGDSSVPASACYSRFVVHAAAELARHASGQNGDKAAVKRDSSAADLVAGVGSSSGYSSDGTGNDAKSAEPDDGEPSILGRMSPTASPKLMRSCSNIETTRSVPAGSDLPAKSRSYNDLKTLPPGRSTAARSGAVDASPTESFRTSYSADRVMLKKRSSRQVLPSRSRKLWWQMFLWSHRNLHRPGASATMPTLPPSPGKEEEEEEEEEEGGAAHQHDGYTSDTLGAVTADAKNKGVAMEADPIPSQWVAFSAEASPLDRVSAWVNSLGDGSFHSVDEDDATGHGGASRPRRPRCSEIVELSTTAGGKRHPPQAKRRAVDEAARASGIVPTIAAFSTLRAVNLSGNLIVQISAGSLPKGLHSLDVSRNKIAIIEGLRELTRLRVLNLSYNRISRIGHGLSSCTAIRELYLAGNKISDVEGLHRLLKLAVLDVSFNKITTPKSLGQLVANYGSLRAINLLGNPVQANTGDDTLRKAVSGLLPRIEYLNKQAVKPQRAREVARDSVAQAALGNAGWNSRRRLTRRLSQSPGSSGKGRGRDGNGNGNGNGSRMGSRSRSMTRPQSSSLPRR is encoded by the exons ATGGGCAAGATGAACTGCTTCTCCGGTCTCGGTCTGCTCGGCGGCAAGAGGAAGGCATCCAAG GGTAAGACCAAGGGCGCTTACGCCAAGAAGGCCAGCGGCAACGATTGCCCCAAGGTGAAGCCGGTGGAGTCCATGGACATGGCGGACACTGTTGTGGACGACGACGTCAGCAGACGCGGAGACAGCAGCGTTCCTGCGTCTGCATGCTACAGTAGGTTTGTCGTTCACGCAGCCGCCGAGCTGGCACGCCATGCCAGTGGCCAGAACGGCGACAAGGCCGCAGTTAAGAGGGACTCATCCGCCGCCGATCTCGTCGCCGGCGTTGGCTCTTCCTCCGGTTACAGCAGCGACGGAACAGGCAACGATGccaagagcgccgagccggacGACGGCGAGCCCTCCATCCTTGGCCGCATGTCGCCAACGGCATCGCCGAAGCTGATGCGCTCCTGCTCCAACATCGAGACGACGAGGTCTGTCCCGGCAGGGTCCGACCTGCCGGCGAAGTCGCGCTCCTACAACGACCTGAAGACCCTGCCTCCCGGAAGGTCGACCGCCGCCCGCAGCGGCGCGGTGGACGCGAGCCCGACGGAGTCCTTCAGGACCTCGTACTCCGCCGATCGCGTCATGCTGAAGAAGCGGTCGTCGAGGCAGGTGCTCCCGTCCCGGAGCCGTAAACTATGGTGGCAGATGTTCCTCTGGAGCCACCGCAACCTGCACCGGCCGGGCGCGAGCGCGACCATGCCCACGCTGCCACCGTCTCcggggaaagaagaagaagaagaagaagaagaagaagaaggcggtGCCGCGCACCAGCACGACGGGTACACGTCCGACacgctgggcgcggtcaccgcggACGCCAAGAACAAAGGCGTCGCCATGGAGGCGGACCCCATTCCGAGCCAGTGGGTCGCGTTCTCCGCCGAGGCCTCGCCGCTGGACCGGGTCAGCGCGTGGGTGAACAGCCTCGGGGACGGCTCGTTCCACTCCGTCGACGAGGACGATGCCACGGGGCACGGCGGCGCCTCTCGCCCGCGACGACCGCGGTGCTCTGAGATCGTGGAGCTGTCGACGACGGCCGGCGGCAAGAGGCATCCGCCGCAGGCGAAGCGGCGCGCGGTGGACGAGGCGGCGCGCGCGAGCGGCATCGTCCCGACGATCGCGGCCTTCTCGACCCTCCGGGCCGTCAATCTGTCTGGAAACTTGATTG TTCAAATCAGCGCTGGATCGTTGCCCAAAGGCCTGCACTCGCTGGATGTGTCGAGGAACAAGATCGCAATCATCGAGGGGCTGCGGGAGCTGACGAGGCTGCGGGTGCTCAACCTCAGCTACAACCGGATCTCACGGATCGGGCATG GCCTGTCGAGCTGCACGGCGATCAGGGAGTTGTACCTGGCCGGGAACAAGATCAGCGACGTGGAGGGGCTTCACCGGCTGCTCAAGCTGGCCGTCCTGGACGTGAGCTTCAACAAGATCACCACGCCCAAGTCCCTGGGCCAGCTCGTGGCCAACTACGGCTCGCTGCGGGCGATCAACCTGCTGGGCAACCCGGTGCAGGCAAACACCGGCGACGACACGCTCCGCAAGGCCGTGTCGGGCCTGCTCCCGCGGATCGAGTACCTCAACAAGCAGGCCGTCAAGCCGCAGCGCGCGCGGGAGGTGGCCAGGGACAGCGTCGCGCAGGCGGCGCTCGGGAACGCCGGCTGGAACTCGCGGAGGCGGCTCACGCGGCGCCTCAGCCAGAGCCCCGGGTCGTCGGGGAAGGGACGGGGCAGggacggcaacggcaacggcaacggcaacggcagCCGCATGGGCAGCAGGAGCAGGTCCATGACCAGGCCCCAGAGCTCGAGCTTGCCAAGGAGATGA